In Pseudomonas fluorescens NCIMB 11764, a single window of DNA contains:
- a CDS encoding electron transfer flavoprotein subunit beta: protein MSTKIISLVSIGAHPTSGRPRRAEQDARAVELGLQLAGDNLQVLHAGDVAEPALRAYLGMGLEQLHVLEQPQGADALPALTAYLRDAGAQVVLTGSQAETGEGSGMLPFLLAESLGWPLVVGLAQVESIDGSTALVLQALPRGQRRRLKVRLPFLATVDNAAPKPRQSAYGPARRGVLQADEVEVIDDDLLAVATLQPAKPRPKRLKVIKAKSGADRMKAATAKASGGGGQVLKGVTAQAGAEAILKLLIEEGVVR from the coding sequence ATGAGCACGAAAATCATCAGCCTGGTGTCCATCGGCGCCCACCCGACTTCCGGCCGGCCACGTCGCGCGGAGCAGGATGCGCGGGCCGTGGAACTGGGCCTGCAACTGGCTGGGGATAACCTGCAAGTGCTGCATGCCGGCGACGTCGCGGAACCGGCGTTGCGCGCTTATCTGGGCATGGGTCTGGAACAATTGCATGTACTGGAACAACCTCAGGGCGCCGATGCATTGCCGGCGTTGACCGCCTATCTGCGCGATGCCGGTGCGCAAGTCGTGCTGACCGGCAGCCAGGCAGAAACCGGTGAAGGCTCGGGCATGCTGCCGTTCCTGCTGGCGGAGAGCCTTGGCTGGCCGCTGGTGGTCGGGCTGGCTCAGGTGGAATCCATCGATGGCAGTACGGCGCTGGTGCTGCAAGCCTTGCCCCGTGGTCAGCGTCGTCGTTTGAAGGTCCGTCTGCCGTTTCTCGCGACAGTGGATAACGCCGCGCCGAAGCCTCGGCAGAGCGCCTACGGCCCGGCTCGGCGCGGGGTGTTGCAGGCGGATGAAGTCGAAGTGATCGACGATGACCTGCTGGCGGTCGCCACGTTGCAACCTGCCAAACCGCGGCCTAAACGCTTGAAAGTGATCAAAGCCAAAAGCGGCGCAGACCGGATGAAAGCCGCGACGGCCAAGGCCAGTGGCGGCGGCGGACAAGTGCTTAAAGGCGTGACTGCGCAAGCGGGTGCCGAGGCGATTCTCAAATTATTGATCGAAGAAGGCGTGGTTCGCTGA
- a CDS encoding GNAT family N-acetyltransferase: MTVEFRSAQRTDAREIARLFQISSEGAADYIWSQLAEPDQDLLDVGASRYARDDVDFSYQNCLIAVADGQVIGMMHSYTMRHDPLAEPTTDPVLAPYADMEIPDTLYISSLALHEGWRNQGLGKQFLAHAHERARQLGLKGLSLIDYAVNTGARRFYERHGFRIVDTCQITPHPMIRVTGEAYLMQWP; this comes from the coding sequence ATGACCGTTGAATTCCGCTCGGCTCAGCGCACTGATGCGCGAGAGATTGCTCGTCTGTTCCAGATTTCGTCAGAGGGTGCTGCGGATTACATCTGGAGCCAGCTGGCAGAGCCCGACCAGGATCTATTGGACGTGGGCGCTAGTCGTTATGCCCGCGACGATGTCGATTTTTCTTATCAGAACTGCCTCATTGCCGTAGCGGACGGGCAGGTCATCGGCATGATGCACAGCTACACGATGCGCCACGATCCCCTGGCCGAACCCACCACCGACCCGGTGCTGGCGCCGTATGCCGACATGGAAATCCCCGATACGCTCTACATCTCCAGCCTGGCGCTGCACGAAGGCTGGCGCAATCAGGGGCTGGGCAAGCAGTTTCTTGCCCATGCTCACGAGCGCGCCCGCCAGTTGGGCCTCAAGGGGTTGAGCCTGATCGACTACGCCGTCAACACCGGCGCCCGTCGGTTCTACGAGCGCCATGGCTTTCGAATCGTCGATACCTGCCAGATCACCCCTCACCCGATGATTCGGGTGACCGGTGAGGCCTACCTCATGCAGTGGCCCTAG
- the dgcB gene encoding dimethylglycine demethylation protein DgcB, which translates to MLNTLLPILLFAALGLAVLGALRRVAMWRRGRASKVDLIGGLFAMPKRYMVDLHHVVARDKYIANTHVATAGGAVASAVLAILVHGFGLHNRFLGYALLLMTAVMFVGAIFVYLRRRNPPARLSKGPWMRLPKSLLAFSASFFLVTLPVAGILPENFGGWILAVILGIGVLWGVSELFFGMTWGGPMKHAFAGALHLAWHRRAERFGGGRSTGLKPLDLSDPSAPLGVEKPKDFTWNQLLGFDACVQCGKCEAACPAFAAGQPLNPKKLIQDMVVGLAGGTDAKFAGSPYPGKAIGEHAGNPHQPIVNGLVDAETLWSCTTCRACVEECPMMIEHVDAIVDMRRHLTLEKGATPNKGAEVLENLIATDNPGGFAPGGRMNWAADLNLTLMSEKKSVDVLFWVGDGAFDMRNQRTLRAFVKVLKAAKVDFAVLGLEERDSGDVARRLGDEATFQLLAKRNIQTLAKYSFNRIVTCDPHSFHVLKNEYGAFDGNYLVQHHSTYMAEIIGAGALSLGQHKGSSVTYHDPCYLGRYNGEYEAPREVLRALGIEVKEMQRSGFRSRCCGGGGGAPITDIPGKQRIPDMRMEDIRETGAELVAVGCPQCTAMLEGVVEPRPLIKDIAELVADALLEDAAPSKPSTPAQREPAEAH; encoded by the coding sequence ATGTTGAACACCCTTCTTCCAATCCTGTTGTTCGCTGCCCTGGGCCTTGCGGTTCTGGGCGCGTTGCGGCGGGTGGCTATGTGGCGCCGGGGCCGGGCTTCGAAAGTCGACCTGATCGGCGGCCTGTTCGCCATGCCCAAGCGCTACATGGTCGACTTGCACCACGTCGTCGCGCGGGACAAATACATCGCCAACACCCACGTCGCTACGGCCGGCGGTGCGGTGGCGTCCGCTGTGCTCGCGATTCTGGTGCACGGTTTCGGCCTGCATAACCGCTTCCTCGGTTATGCGCTGTTGCTGATGACGGCGGTGATGTTCGTCGGCGCGATCTTTGTGTACCTGCGTCGGCGCAACCCACCGGCCCGCCTGTCAAAAGGCCCGTGGATGCGTTTGCCGAAAAGCTTGCTGGCGTTTTCGGCGTCGTTCTTTCTGGTGACCCTGCCGGTGGCAGGCATCCTGCCGGAAAACTTTGGTGGCTGGATCCTGGCCGTGATCCTCGGGATCGGCGTGCTCTGGGGTGTCTCGGAATTGTTCTTCGGCATGACCTGGGGCGGGCCGATGAAGCACGCCTTCGCCGGTGCTTTGCACCTGGCCTGGCATCGTCGCGCCGAACGTTTTGGCGGTGGTCGTTCCACCGGTCTGAAGCCGCTGGACCTCAGCGATCCAAGCGCACCGCTGGGCGTGGAAAAACCCAAGGATTTCACCTGGAACCAACTGCTCGGTTTCGACGCCTGCGTGCAATGCGGCAAGTGCGAAGCCGCCTGCCCGGCGTTCGCCGCCGGCCAGCCGTTGAACCCGAAAAAGCTGATTCAAGATATGGTGGTCGGCCTCGCCGGTGGCACCGATGCCAAGTTCGCCGGCAGCCCTTATCCGGGCAAGGCGATTGGTGAGCACGCCGGCAATCCGCATCAACCGATCGTCAACGGTCTGGTGGACGCCGAAACCCTGTGGTCCTGCACCACCTGCCGTGCCTGCGTCGAGGAATGCCCGATGATGATCGAGCACGTCGATGCCATCGTCGACATGCGCCGCCATCTGACACTGGAAAAAGGCGCGACCCCGAACAAGGGCGCCGAGGTCCTGGAAAACCTGATCGCCACCGACAACCCCGGCGGTTTCGCACCGGGCGGGCGGATGAACTGGGCAGCGGACCTGAACCTCACTCTGATGAGCGAGAAGAAATCCGTCGACGTGCTGTTCTGGGTCGGCGACGGCGCTTTCGACATGCGCAACCAGCGCACTCTGCGCGCTTTCGTCAAAGTGCTGAAAGCGGCCAAAGTCGACTTCGCCGTGCTCGGTCTTGAAGAGCGCGACAGCGGTGACGTGGCCCGCCGACTGGGCGACGAAGCAACCTTCCAGTTGTTGGCCAAGCGCAACATCCAGACCCTGGCCAAGTACAGCTTCAACCGCATCGTCACCTGCGACCCGCACAGCTTCCATGTGCTGAAAAACGAATACGGCGCTTTCGACGGCAACTACCTCGTTCAGCATCACAGCACCTACATGGCCGAGATCATCGGCGCTGGCGCCCTGAGTCTTGGCCAGCACAAAGGCAGCAGCGTGACCTATCACGACCCGTGCTACCTCGGTCGCTACAACGGCGAATACGAGGCGCCGCGTGAAGTGCTGCGCGCCCTCGGGATCGAAGTCAAAGAGATGCAACGCTCCGGTTTCCGCTCGCGCTGCTGTGGCGGTGGTGGCGGCGCGCCGATCACCGACATTCCGGGCAAGCAACGGATCCCCGACATGCGCATGGAAGACATCCGCGAAACCGGCGCCGAACTGGTGGCCGTGGGTTGCCCACAGTGCACCGCGATGCTCGAAGGCGTGGTCGAACCGCGTCCGTTGATCAAGGACATCGCCGAACTGGTGGCGGACGCGCTGCTCGAAGACGCAGCCCCAAGCAAACCGTCCACACCGGCCCAACGTGAACCTGCGGAGGCCCACTGA
- the gbcA gene encoding glycine-betaine demethylase subunit GbcA — protein sequence MDVTTTLSLGDPLEPARKATAQMLQERERTFSLPQPFYSDERLFDIDMQEIFQKEWLIAGMTCEIPTKGNYLTLQVGKNPIIVIRGAEGVVHAFHNVCRHRGSRLCTSEKGKVAKLVCHYHQWTYELDGRLLFAGTEMGADFDMKQYGLKPVNVKTAGGYIFISLSENPPAIDDFLSTLNHYMEPYDMENTKVAVQTTLMEKANWKLVLENNRECYHCNASHPELLKTLLEWDDVTDPRADQAFKDHVAASAAAWEAEKIPYAHASFGLRNRIVRMPLLKGTVSMTMDGKQGCAKLMGRIKNPDLGSMRILHLPHSWNHCMGDHIIVFTVWPISAQETMVTTKWIVHKDAVEGVDYDVERMRQVWDATNDQDRRLAEENQRGINSTAYQPGPYSKTYEFGVVNFVDWYSERLLNNLGAEPAPYLKGVPVQG from the coding sequence ATGGACGTCACCACTACCCTGAGCCTGGGCGATCCACTGGAACCCGCACGCAAGGCCACTGCGCAGATGCTGCAAGAGCGCGAGCGTACTTTCTCGCTGCCGCAGCCGTTTTACTCTGACGAGCGGCTGTTTGATATCGACATGCAGGAAATCTTCCAGAAAGAGTGGTTGATTGCCGGCATGACCTGCGAAATCCCGACCAAGGGCAACTACCTGACCCTGCAGGTCGGCAAGAACCCGATCATCGTGATTCGCGGCGCCGAAGGCGTGGTGCATGCGTTCCACAACGTCTGCCGTCACCGCGGTTCGCGGCTGTGCACCAGTGAAAAGGGCAAGGTCGCCAAGCTGGTCTGCCACTACCACCAGTGGACGTACGAGCTGGATGGCCGCCTGCTGTTCGCCGGCACCGAAATGGGCGCCGATTTCGACATGAAGCAGTACGGCCTCAAACCGGTGAACGTGAAGACCGCCGGCGGCTACATCTTCATCAGCCTGTCGGAGAATCCGCCGGCCATCGATGACTTCCTGTCGACGCTGAACCATTACATGGAACCGTACGACATGGAGAACACCAAGGTGGCGGTGCAAACCACCTTGATGGAAAAGGCCAACTGGAAACTGGTCCTGGAAAACAACCGCGAGTGCTACCACTGCAACGCGTCGCACCCGGAACTGCTGAAAACCCTGCTGGAATGGGACGACGTCACCGACCCGCGCGCCGACCAGGCGTTCAAGGACCACGTCGCTGCCTCCGCCGCTGCCTGGGAAGCCGAGAAGATTCCTTACGCCCACGCCAGCTTCGGCCTGCGTAATCGCATCGTGCGTATGCCGCTGCTCAAGGGCACCGTGTCGATGACCATGGATGGCAAACAGGGCTGTGCCAAACTCATGGGCCGCATCAAGAACCCGGACCTGGGCTCGATGCGCATCCTGCACCTGCCGCACTCGTGGAACCACTGCATGGGCGACCACATCATTGTCTTCACGGTGTGGCCGATCAGCGCGCAGGAAACCATGGTCACCACCAAGTGGATCGTCCACAAGGATGCCGTTGAAGGCGTGGACTACGACGTGGAGCGCATGCGCCAGGTCTGGGATGCGACCAACGACCAGGACCGTCGCCTGGCTGAAGAGAACCAGCGCGGGATCAACTCCACCGCGTACCAGCCTGGGCCTTACTCGAAGACTTATGAGTTTGGCGTGGTGAACTTTGTGGACTGGTACAGCGAGCGGTTGCTGAACAACCTGGGCGCGGAACCTGCGCCTTACCTCAAAGGGGTTCCGGTTCAGGGCTGA
- a CDS encoding electron transfer flavoprotein subunit alpha/FixB family protein, with amino-acid sequence MSDIIRRDPRAEWIARNRLHPLHAAMQPAQHSWMGPNGVIRKNPHGMGFIGPNGIKRIDRSGAQQGGATKRSAAVEVQLPLHQVPAPAFYISVVPDMVGGRLSSHDRDLLGLAHQLAGKDGAVLAVVFGEHKESAFATAGVDRLLVLEGDEFSGYAPEQRIQGLRAVDNQFSPRHWLLPDSRSGGGELGRRFAAALGERPATRVWQVKDQECIGRAGAGLQDLARPIARLILAAVECADPVSETRHEALPVELSTTVARSLSRIEDLGAVAVDPAAIPMAEAEFIFSGGNGVKDWGLFHRTAEALGATEGASRVAVDDGFMARDRQVGASGTWVTARVYVAVGISGAIQHLQGIGACDKVVAINLDPGCDMIKRADLSVIGESAEILQALIAAVEAYRNEAKRDAA; translated from the coding sequence ATGAGCGACATTATCCGCCGTGACCCCCGCGCCGAATGGATTGCCCGTAACCGCCTGCACCCGCTGCACGCGGCCATGCAACCGGCGCAACACAGCTGGATGGGGCCGAATGGCGTCATCCGCAAAAATCCCCATGGCATGGGTTTCATCGGCCCGAACGGCATTAAACGGATCGACCGCAGCGGCGCTCAGCAGGGCGGGGCGACCAAACGCTCGGCCGCCGTTGAAGTGCAATTGCCGCTGCATCAGGTCCCTGCCCCGGCGTTCTACATCAGCGTGGTGCCGGACATGGTCGGCGGCCGCTTGAGCAGCCACGACCGCGACTTGCTCGGTCTGGCCCATCAATTGGCCGGCAAGGACGGCGCGGTATTGGCCGTGGTCTTCGGCGAACACAAGGAAAGCGCTTTCGCCACTGCCGGCGTCGATCGCCTGCTGGTACTCGAAGGCGACGAATTCAGCGGTTATGCACCGGAACAACGAATCCAGGGCCTGCGGGCTGTGGATAACCAGTTCAGCCCGCGTCACTGGCTGCTGCCGGACAGCCGCAGCGGTGGCGGCGAACTGGGTCGACGCTTTGCCGCTGCATTGGGCGAACGCCCGGCCACACGGGTCTGGCAGGTCAAGGATCAGGAATGCATCGGCCGCGCCGGTGCGGGTCTGCAAGACCTTGCACGTCCGATTGCACGCTTGATTCTGGCTGCCGTCGAATGTGCCGACCCCGTGAGCGAAACCCGACACGAAGCCTTGCCGGTGGAGTTATCCACAACCGTGGCGCGCAGTCTGTCGCGGATCGAGGATCTGGGCGCAGTGGCAGTGGACCCGGCGGCGATACCGATGGCCGAAGCCGAGTTCATCTTCTCCGGCGGCAACGGCGTCAAGGACTGGGGACTTTTCCACAGGACCGCCGAAGCGCTCGGCGCCACCGAAGGCGCGTCCCGGGTGGCAGTGGACGACGGTTTCATGGCCCGTGACCGGCAGGTCGGGGCGTCGGGCACCTGGGTCACGGCTCGGGTGTACGTGGCGGTAGGGATCTCCGGGGCGATCCAGCACCTGCAAGGCATCGGTGCCTGCGACAAGGTGGTGGCGATCAACCTCGACCCTGGCTGTGACATGATCAAACGGGCCGACCTGTCGGTGATCGGCGAAAGCGCCGAGATTCTTCAAGCCTTGATCGCGGCGGTAGAGGCTTACCGCAACGAAGCCAAGCGCGATGCGGCTTAA